The genomic region TCACCTTGAGACGCGCCCGGTGGAGCCGCGATTTCACGGCCGCCACGGAGAGATCCAGAATGTCCGCCACCTCCGCATTGGACAGCTCCTCAATGTCGCGCAGAACGAACACCTGGCGAAATTCTGGAGGGAGCGCCTCGATCGCGTCATCCATCACCTGCTGGAGCTCCCGGTTGAGAAGCTGCTCCGCGGGTCCGGGAGTCCAGTCCGCGATGTTGACCGGAGTCTCGCGCTCGTCCGCGTCTTCGATGGACACCGTGGGAAGCTGCTTCTTCCGCAACCGCATCAACGCGGAGTTCGCTGTGATGCGGTAAATCCACGTAGAGAAGGTC from Candidatus Eisenbacteria bacterium harbors:
- a CDS encoding sigma-70 family RNA polymerase sigma factor: MPAPTDEELVRRSKEDDERAFGELISRYESKVYSLALKMVRNPEDAEDVLQDTFLRAYRGIKSFQGASTFSTWIYRITANSALMRLRKKQLPTVSIEDADERETPVNIADWTPGPAEQLLNRELQQVMDDAIEALPPEFRQVFVLRDIEELSNAEVADILDLSVAAVKSRLHRARLKVRNRLAGYFSENAKPKRVMGAH